The following coding sequences are from one Eucalyptus grandis isolate ANBG69807.140 chromosome 11, ASM1654582v1, whole genome shotgun sequence window:
- the LOC104425827 gene encoding alpha-dioxygenase 2, translating to MPPSTSTYGLMDPHPSVVASKLLARKEFIDNGKQFNMIACSWIQFMIHDWVDHMEETDQVEIEAPDEVAEKCPLKSFRFNKTKKVSTGSSHLKNGSLNIRTPWWDGSVIYGNDDNGERRVRTFKDGKLKISGDGLLEHDEKGIPISGDVRNSWAGFSLLQALFVKEHNTVCDMLKKYYPDLDDEKLYRYARLVTSAVIAKIHTIDWTVELLKTDTLLAGMRINWYGFLGKKFKDMFGHICSPILSGLVGLKRPRDHGVPYSLSEEFVSVYRMHSLLPDKLILRDVNSTILEHKCLPVAEEIPMREVVGRQGQRRLSKIGMEQMMVSLGHQACGALSLWNYPSWMRNLVPQDVDGKDRPDSIDMAALEIYRDRERGIARYNEFRRNVLMIPITRWEDLTDDKQVIRALREVYGDDVEKLDLLVGLHAEKKIKGFAISETAFFIFLLIASRRLEADRFFTTNFNTQTYTEKGLEWVNRTETLKDVIDRHFPDMTRKYMRCSSAFAVWDSQPTPTSHIPLYLRHAP from the exons ATGCCTCCCTCCACTTCAACCTACGGG TTAATGGATCCACATCCATCTGTGGTGGCATCCAAGCTTTTGGCAAGAAAAGAGTTCATTGACAATGGGAAGCAATTCAACATGATAGCATGCTCATGGATACAGTTCATGATTCATGACTGGGTTGATCACATGGAGGAAACTGATCAG GTTGAAATTGAAGCACCTGATGAAGTTGCAGAGAAGTGTCCATTGAAGTCATTCCGATTTAACAAGACCAAGAAAGTGTCAACTGGGTCATCTCATTTGAAGAATGGCTCTTTGAATATAAGGACCCCGTGGTG GGATGGAAGCGTGATATATGGAAATGACGATAATGGCGAGAGAAGAGTGAGGACCTTCAAAGATGGGAAGCTAAAGATTTCGGGAGATGGCCTCCTCGAACACGACGAGAAAGGGATTCCTATTTCAGGCGACGTCAGGAATAGCTGGGCTGGCTTTTCACTCTTGCAGGCCTTATTCGTCAAAGAACACAACACTGTCTGCGATATGCTTAAA AAATATTATCCAGATCTTGATGATGAGAAGCTCTATCGCTATGCCAGATTGGTAACTTCAGCTGTAATTGCCAAAATCCACACTATTGACTGGACTGTGGAGCTCCTGAAGACTGACACTCTTCTTGCTGGAATGAGGATAAACTG GTACGGATTTCTGGGGAAGAAATTTAAGGATATGTTCGGACATATATGCAGTCCGATATTGAGTGGATTAGTAGGTCTCAAAAGGCCGAGAGATCATGGAGTTCCATACTCACTCTCTGAGGAGTTTGTCAGCGTCTATAGGATGCATTCACTCCTCCCGGATAAACTCATCCTGAGGGACGTCAACTCAACTATCCTGGAACACAAATGTCTGCCCGTTGCAGAAGA GATTCCGATGCGGGAAGTGGTGGGACGACAAGGGCAGAGAAGACTCTCGAAGATTGGAATGGAGCAGATGATGGTGTCACTAGGTCATCAGGCATGTGGGGCTCTCTCATTGTGGAATTATCCATCTTGGATGAGAAACCTCGTTCCTCAAGATGTCGATGGCAAAGATAGACCCGACTCAATCGACATGGCAGCTTTAGAAA TTTACAGAGACAGGGAGAGAGGTATCGCGCGGTACAACGAGTTCAGAAGAAACGTGCTGATGATCCCAATCACCCGCTGGGAAGATTTGACTGATGATAAGCAAGTTATTCGAGCCTTGCGAGAAGTCTATGGAGACGATGTGGAGAAGCTTGACCTGTTGGTGGGTTTGCACGCAGAGAAGAAGATCAAGGGCTTTGCCATAAGTGAAACtgctttcttcatctttctacTGATTGCATCCAG GCGGCTAGAAGCCGACCGGTTCTTTACAACCAACTTCAACACACAGACATACACAGAGAAAGGCCTGGAATGGGTAAACAGGACGGAGACATTGAAGGACGTCATAGATCGTCACTTCCCCGATATGACGAGGAAGTATATGAGATGTTCAAGCGCATTCGCTGTATGGGATTCACAGCCAACGCCAACCTCACACATACCCCTCTATTTGCGTCATGCGCCTTAA